From a single Solenopsis invicta isolate M01_SB chromosome 6, UNIL_Sinv_3.0, whole genome shotgun sequence genomic region:
- the LOC105204438 gene encoding uncharacterized protein LOC105204438 isoform X2, translating to MLFSQNHHYDIAKGDPETQRSRQIYLNWIFLSPRKKSRRKEKLKHSRGKGGMGPWAFGILFVSTLGLLLNGYVLLVVLGLSKQTQQQQTANTLLLIHLGAVEAAVCLILLLIFATGFRGSSLPDIDDTEHTWCVLHGFLLTLLHPVALWTVTGLNCDRYNQVLGCCAPDFGNSTGAATWGSAVAFYGAVYAILGLGLPAVLVTVCNLRVLGIARYHRHRIASAIYEVTLSAQVTITHQRNPFFVPTVTAPSAGGPPRFHSAASTVMQLVGSLYLLYFPYCGFILWEACCASNQHYLHAHPMVASSASLLLACSPLINSLLYGLKSQTLRRSVKNYWRKKATKSELQQEIQARTPSVAGSRRPSGSGNTSFFPFPPLQRRLSEALLALGSCRTGSSFESNNLGFQRGRLQPAVSCNTLRVPTAESGEPSKLVRASASATSLMGPHYRSDFIGADLDAGCSIAMCETPRKSPRILITRAYSEESQDGGSPLLRKALNSNTNPPPCEKRRWRHCSTGSESSTGSSDASVWTTGVAPKYGKANAKNSDGGWSSRTRYVRGKNLEEGALSAAIRPNNNSESSDTTDTTTATTTTTTLLKSLAMETGEQIEREKERMNGNLKKREFSESDSSWSSVEEIETTKAEINDDDDNLERLKENPQIRPARRKSKSSNRELEVSDDREEAAQLRPLLTPSS from the exons ATGTTATTTAG TCAAAATCACCATTATGACATTGCAAAGGGGGATCCGGAGACCCAACGAAGTCGACAAATTTACTTGAACTGGATTTTTCTATCGCCTAGGAAGAAATcccgaagaaaagaaaaactaaaGCACTCGAGAGGAAAAGGAGGAATGGGCCCTTGGGCCTTCGGCATACTATTCGTGTCAACTCTGGGTCTTCTTCTGAATGGCTACGTTCTCCTTGTCGTTCTCGGTCTTAGTAAACAG ACGCAGCAGCAGCAAACAGCGAATACTTTATTACTGATCCATTTGGGCGCTGTGGAAGCGGCAGTGTGCCTGATACTACTGCTAATTTTCGCGACTGGCTTTCGTGGCTCCTCGTTACCGGACATCGATGATACCGAACATACGTGGTGCGTCCTTCATGGGTTTCTACTGACGTTGTTACACCCAGTCGCTCTTTGGACCGTTACCGGATTAAACTGCGACAG GTATAATCAAGTGTTGGGTTGCTGCGCCCCGGATTTTGGGAACAGCACTGGGGCAGCAACTTGGGGATCCGCCGTGGCATTCTACGGCGCCGTTTACGCCATTCTTGGCCTGGGGCTGCCGGCCGTCCTCGTCACGGTCTGCAATTTACGCGTGTTGGGCATAGCACGGTACCATCGTCATCGTATCGCCAGCGCGATTTACGAGGTCACCCTGAGTGCCCAGGTGACCATCACCCATCAGCGAAATCCATTTTTCGTGCCAACCGTCACCGCACCCTCCGCCGGCGGACCGCCGCGTTTCCACAGTGCCGCCAGCACG GTGATGCAATTAGTCGGCTCTCTGTACCTGCTCTATTTTCCGTATTGTGGGTTTATCCTCTGGGAGGCTTGCTGTGCCAGTAATCAACACTATCTTCATGCGCACCCTATGGTCGCTTCTTCAGCGTCGCTCCTTCTCGCGTGTTCACCACTTATCAACAGCCTCCTCTACGGCCTGAAATCGCAAACATTGCGACGATCTGTAAAAAACTACTGGCGGAAAAAGGCGACAAAGTCGGAATTGCAGCAG GAGATACAGGCGAGAACACCGAGCGTTGCGGGCTCCAGGCGACCTTCCGGCAGCGGAAACACTTCCTTCTTCCCATTCCCGCCTCTTCAGCGAAGACTCAGCGAGGCGTTATTGGCTCTCGGCTCGTGCAGGACCGGGAGTAGTTTTGAAAGCAATAATCTAGGGTTCCAACGCGGCAGATTACAGCCCGCCGTCTCGTGTAATACTCTTAGAGTGCCGACCGCTGAATCAG GTGAACCGAGCAAATTGGTGAGGGCGAGCGCGAGTGCCACTAGTCTGATGGGTCCCCATTATCGGAGCGACTTTATTGGGGCGGATTTGGACGCGGGATGCTCCATAGCTATGTGCGAAACCCCGAGGAAAAGTCCGAGGATCCTTATAACGCGCGCGTACAGCGAGGAGAGTCAAGACGGAGGCAGCCCCCTTCTGAGAAAAGCCCTCAATTCCAATACTAATCCACCGCCCTGCGAAA AACGTCGATGGCGACACTGCAGTACCGGAAGCGAGAGCAGCACGGGAAGCAGCGATGCGAGCGTATGGACCACTGGCGTCGCCCCAAAGTACGGCAAGGCTAACGCGAAGAACTCGGACGGCGGCTGGTCGTCACGTACGCGATACGTACGCGGCAAAAATTTGGAAGAAGGTGCATTGTCAGCCGCAATCAGGCCGAACAATAACAGCGAAAGCAGCGATACCACGGATACGACTACGGCCACGACGACAACTACCACGTTGCTTAAATCTCTCGCCATG GAGACTGGCGAACAGAttgaaagagagaaggaaaggatGAATGGTAATTTGAAGAAAAGAGAGTTTAGCGAGAGCGACAGCAGTTGGAGCAGCGTCGAAGAAATCGAAACTACAAAGGCAGAGATAAACGATGACGATGACAATCTTGAGAGATTAAAGGAGAATCCGCAGATAAGGCCTGCGCGACGAAAGTCGAAAAGCAGCAATCGCGAACTCGAAGTTTCCGATGATCGCGAGGAGGCTGCGCAGCTGAGGCCACTTCTAACTCCCTCCTCTTAA
- the LOC105204438 gene encoding uncharacterized protein LOC105204438 isoform X1, translating into MLFSQNHHYDIAKGDPETQRSRQIYLNWIFLSPRKKSRRKEKLKHSRGKGGMGPWAFGILFVSTLGLLLNGYVLLVVLGLSKQTQQQQTANTLLLIHLGAVEAAVCLILLLIFATGFRGSSLPDIDDTEHTWCVLHGFLLTLLHPVALWTVTGLNCDRYYAIAAPLHYAALVSPRRVVVGLAASWTGALLLCLPPFSGLVPPYRYNQVLGCCAPDFGNSTGAATWGSAVAFYGAVYAILGLGLPAVLVTVCNLRVLGIARYHRHRIASAIYEVTLSAQVTITHQRNPFFVPTVTAPSAGGPPRFHSAASTVMQLVGSLYLLYFPYCGFILWEACCASNQHYLHAHPMVASSASLLLACSPLINSLLYGLKSQTLRRSVKNYWRKKATKSELQQEIQARTPSVAGSRRPSGSGNTSFFPFPPLQRRLSEALLALGSCRTGSSFESNNLGFQRGRLQPAVSCNTLRVPTAESGEPSKLVRASASATSLMGPHYRSDFIGADLDAGCSIAMCETPRKSPRILITRAYSEESQDGGSPLLRKALNSNTNPPPCEKRRWRHCSTGSESSTGSSDASVWTTGVAPKYGKANAKNSDGGWSSRTRYVRGKNLEEGALSAAIRPNNNSESSDTTDTTTATTTTTTLLKSLAMETGEQIEREKERMNGNLKKREFSESDSSWSSVEEIETTKAEINDDDDNLERLKENPQIRPARRKSKSSNRELEVSDDREEAAQLRPLLTPSS; encoded by the exons ATGTTATTTAG TCAAAATCACCATTATGACATTGCAAAGGGGGATCCGGAGACCCAACGAAGTCGACAAATTTACTTGAACTGGATTTTTCTATCGCCTAGGAAGAAATcccgaagaaaagaaaaactaaaGCACTCGAGAGGAAAAGGAGGAATGGGCCCTTGGGCCTTCGGCATACTATTCGTGTCAACTCTGGGTCTTCTTCTGAATGGCTACGTTCTCCTTGTCGTTCTCGGTCTTAGTAAACAG ACGCAGCAGCAGCAAACAGCGAATACTTTATTACTGATCCATTTGGGCGCTGTGGAAGCGGCAGTGTGCCTGATACTACTGCTAATTTTCGCGACTGGCTTTCGTGGCTCCTCGTTACCGGACATCGATGATACCGAACATACGTGGTGCGTCCTTCATGGGTTTCTACTGACGTTGTTACACCCAGTCGCTCTTTGGACCGTTACCGGATTAAACTGCGACAG GTATTACGCAATCGCCGCACCGTTGCACTACGCCGCCCTGGTCTCACCGCGTCGCGTGGTTGTCGGGCTGGCTGCCTCTTGGACGGGCGCTCTACTCCTGTGTCTACCGCCGTTCTCGGGTCTGGTGCCACCTTATAG GTATAATCAAGTGTTGGGTTGCTGCGCCCCGGATTTTGGGAACAGCACTGGGGCAGCAACTTGGGGATCCGCCGTGGCATTCTACGGCGCCGTTTACGCCATTCTTGGCCTGGGGCTGCCGGCCGTCCTCGTCACGGTCTGCAATTTACGCGTGTTGGGCATAGCACGGTACCATCGTCATCGTATCGCCAGCGCGATTTACGAGGTCACCCTGAGTGCCCAGGTGACCATCACCCATCAGCGAAATCCATTTTTCGTGCCAACCGTCACCGCACCCTCCGCCGGCGGACCGCCGCGTTTCCACAGTGCCGCCAGCACG GTGATGCAATTAGTCGGCTCTCTGTACCTGCTCTATTTTCCGTATTGTGGGTTTATCCTCTGGGAGGCTTGCTGTGCCAGTAATCAACACTATCTTCATGCGCACCCTATGGTCGCTTCTTCAGCGTCGCTCCTTCTCGCGTGTTCACCACTTATCAACAGCCTCCTCTACGGCCTGAAATCGCAAACATTGCGACGATCTGTAAAAAACTACTGGCGGAAAAAGGCGACAAAGTCGGAATTGCAGCAG GAGATACAGGCGAGAACACCGAGCGTTGCGGGCTCCAGGCGACCTTCCGGCAGCGGAAACACTTCCTTCTTCCCATTCCCGCCTCTTCAGCGAAGACTCAGCGAGGCGTTATTGGCTCTCGGCTCGTGCAGGACCGGGAGTAGTTTTGAAAGCAATAATCTAGGGTTCCAACGCGGCAGATTACAGCCCGCCGTCTCGTGTAATACTCTTAGAGTGCCGACCGCTGAATCAG GTGAACCGAGCAAATTGGTGAGGGCGAGCGCGAGTGCCACTAGTCTGATGGGTCCCCATTATCGGAGCGACTTTATTGGGGCGGATTTGGACGCGGGATGCTCCATAGCTATGTGCGAAACCCCGAGGAAAAGTCCGAGGATCCTTATAACGCGCGCGTACAGCGAGGAGAGTCAAGACGGAGGCAGCCCCCTTCTGAGAAAAGCCCTCAATTCCAATACTAATCCACCGCCCTGCGAAA AACGTCGATGGCGACACTGCAGTACCGGAAGCGAGAGCAGCACGGGAAGCAGCGATGCGAGCGTATGGACCACTGGCGTCGCCCCAAAGTACGGCAAGGCTAACGCGAAGAACTCGGACGGCGGCTGGTCGTCACGTACGCGATACGTACGCGGCAAAAATTTGGAAGAAGGTGCATTGTCAGCCGCAATCAGGCCGAACAATAACAGCGAAAGCAGCGATACCACGGATACGACTACGGCCACGACGACAACTACCACGTTGCTTAAATCTCTCGCCATG GAGACTGGCGAACAGAttgaaagagagaaggaaaggatGAATGGTAATTTGAAGAAAAGAGAGTTTAGCGAGAGCGACAGCAGTTGGAGCAGCGTCGAAGAAATCGAAACTACAAAGGCAGAGATAAACGATGACGATGACAATCTTGAGAGATTAAAGGAGAATCCGCAGATAAGGCCTGCGCGACGAAAGTCGAAAAGCAGCAATCGCGAACTCGAAGTTTCCGATGATCGCGAGGAGGCTGCGCAGCTGAGGCCACTTCTAACTCCCTCCTCTTAA
- the LOC105204438 gene encoding uncharacterized protein LOC105204438 isoform X4 gives MLFSQNHHYDIAKGDPETQRSRQIYLNWIFLSPRKKSRRKEKLKHSRGKGGMGPWAFGILFVSTLGLLLNGYVLLVVLGLSKQTQQQQTANTLLLIHLGAVEAAVCLILLLIFATGFRGSSLPDIDDTEHTWCVLHGFLLTLLHPVALWTVTGLNCDRYYAIAAPLHYAALVSPRRVVVGLAASWTGALLLCLPPFSGLVPPYRYNQVLGCCAPDFGNSTGAATWGSAVAFYGAVYAILGLGLPAVLVTVCNLRVLGIARYHRHRIASAIYEVTLSAQVTITHQRNPFFVPTVTAPSAGGPPRFHSAASTVMQLVGSLYLLYFPYCGFILWEACCASNQHYLHAHPMVASSASLLLACSPLINSLLYGLKSQTLRRSVKNYWRKKATKSELQQEIQARTPSVAGSRRPSGSGNTSFFPFPPLQRRLSEALLALGSCRTGSSFESNNLGFQRGRLQPAVSCNTLRVPTAESERRWRHCSTGSESSTGSSDASVWTTGVAPKYGKANAKNSDGGWSSRTRYVRGKNLEEGALSAAIRPNNNSESSDTTDTTTATTTTTTLLKSLAMETGEQIEREKERMNGNLKKREFSESDSSWSSVEEIETTKAEINDDDDNLERLKENPQIRPARRKSKSSNRELEVSDDREEAAQLRPLLTPSS, from the exons ATGTTATTTAG TCAAAATCACCATTATGACATTGCAAAGGGGGATCCGGAGACCCAACGAAGTCGACAAATTTACTTGAACTGGATTTTTCTATCGCCTAGGAAGAAATcccgaagaaaagaaaaactaaaGCACTCGAGAGGAAAAGGAGGAATGGGCCCTTGGGCCTTCGGCATACTATTCGTGTCAACTCTGGGTCTTCTTCTGAATGGCTACGTTCTCCTTGTCGTTCTCGGTCTTAGTAAACAG ACGCAGCAGCAGCAAACAGCGAATACTTTATTACTGATCCATTTGGGCGCTGTGGAAGCGGCAGTGTGCCTGATACTACTGCTAATTTTCGCGACTGGCTTTCGTGGCTCCTCGTTACCGGACATCGATGATACCGAACATACGTGGTGCGTCCTTCATGGGTTTCTACTGACGTTGTTACACCCAGTCGCTCTTTGGACCGTTACCGGATTAAACTGCGACAG GTATTACGCAATCGCCGCACCGTTGCACTACGCCGCCCTGGTCTCACCGCGTCGCGTGGTTGTCGGGCTGGCTGCCTCTTGGACGGGCGCTCTACTCCTGTGTCTACCGCCGTTCTCGGGTCTGGTGCCACCTTATAG GTATAATCAAGTGTTGGGTTGCTGCGCCCCGGATTTTGGGAACAGCACTGGGGCAGCAACTTGGGGATCCGCCGTGGCATTCTACGGCGCCGTTTACGCCATTCTTGGCCTGGGGCTGCCGGCCGTCCTCGTCACGGTCTGCAATTTACGCGTGTTGGGCATAGCACGGTACCATCGTCATCGTATCGCCAGCGCGATTTACGAGGTCACCCTGAGTGCCCAGGTGACCATCACCCATCAGCGAAATCCATTTTTCGTGCCAACCGTCACCGCACCCTCCGCCGGCGGACCGCCGCGTTTCCACAGTGCCGCCAGCACG GTGATGCAATTAGTCGGCTCTCTGTACCTGCTCTATTTTCCGTATTGTGGGTTTATCCTCTGGGAGGCTTGCTGTGCCAGTAATCAACACTATCTTCATGCGCACCCTATGGTCGCTTCTTCAGCGTCGCTCCTTCTCGCGTGTTCACCACTTATCAACAGCCTCCTCTACGGCCTGAAATCGCAAACATTGCGACGATCTGTAAAAAACTACTGGCGGAAAAAGGCGACAAAGTCGGAATTGCAGCAG GAGATACAGGCGAGAACACCGAGCGTTGCGGGCTCCAGGCGACCTTCCGGCAGCGGAAACACTTCCTTCTTCCCATTCCCGCCTCTTCAGCGAAGACTCAGCGAGGCGTTATTGGCTCTCGGCTCGTGCAGGACCGGGAGTAGTTTTGAAAGCAATAATCTAGGGTTCCAACGCGGCAGATTACAGCCCGCCGTCTCGTGTAATACTCTTAGAGTGCCGACCGCTGAATCAG AACGTCGATGGCGACACTGCAGTACCGGAAGCGAGAGCAGCACGGGAAGCAGCGATGCGAGCGTATGGACCACTGGCGTCGCCCCAAAGTACGGCAAGGCTAACGCGAAGAACTCGGACGGCGGCTGGTCGTCACGTACGCGATACGTACGCGGCAAAAATTTGGAAGAAGGTGCATTGTCAGCCGCAATCAGGCCGAACAATAACAGCGAAAGCAGCGATACCACGGATACGACTACGGCCACGACGACAACTACCACGTTGCTTAAATCTCTCGCCATG GAGACTGGCGAACAGAttgaaagagagaaggaaaggatGAATGGTAATTTGAAGAAAAGAGAGTTTAGCGAGAGCGACAGCAGTTGGAGCAGCGTCGAAGAAATCGAAACTACAAAGGCAGAGATAAACGATGACGATGACAATCTTGAGAGATTAAAGGAGAATCCGCAGATAAGGCCTGCGCGACGAAAGTCGAAAAGCAGCAATCGCGAACTCGAAGTTTCCGATGATCGCGAGGAGGCTGCGCAGCTGAGGCCACTTCTAACTCCCTCCTCTTAA
- the LOC105204438 gene encoding uncharacterized protein LOC105204438 isoform X3 has protein sequence MGPWAFGILFVSTLGLLLNGYVLLVVLGLSKQTQQQQTANTLLLIHLGAVEAAVCLILLLIFATGFRGSSLPDIDDTEHTWCVLHGFLLTLLHPVALWTVTGLNCDRYYAIAAPLHYAALVSPRRVVVGLAASWTGALLLCLPPFSGLVPPYRYNQVLGCCAPDFGNSTGAATWGSAVAFYGAVYAILGLGLPAVLVTVCNLRVLGIARYHRHRIASAIYEVTLSAQVTITHQRNPFFVPTVTAPSAGGPPRFHSAASTVMQLVGSLYLLYFPYCGFILWEACCASNQHYLHAHPMVASSASLLLACSPLINSLLYGLKSQTLRRSVKNYWRKKATKSELQQEIQARTPSVAGSRRPSGSGNTSFFPFPPLQRRLSEALLALGSCRTGSSFESNNLGFQRGRLQPAVSCNTLRVPTAESGEPSKLVRASASATSLMGPHYRSDFIGADLDAGCSIAMCETPRKSPRILITRAYSEESQDGGSPLLRKALNSNTNPPPCEKRRWRHCSTGSESSTGSSDASVWTTGVAPKYGKANAKNSDGGWSSRTRYVRGKNLEEGALSAAIRPNNNSESSDTTDTTTATTTTTTLLKSLAMETGEQIEREKERMNGNLKKREFSESDSSWSSVEEIETTKAEINDDDDNLERLKENPQIRPARRKSKSSNRELEVSDDREEAAQLRPLLTPSS, from the exons ATGGGCCCTTGGGCCTTCGGCATACTATTCGTGTCAACTCTGGGTCTTCTTCTGAATGGCTACGTTCTCCTTGTCGTTCTCGGTCTTAGTAAACAG ACGCAGCAGCAGCAAACAGCGAATACTTTATTACTGATCCATTTGGGCGCTGTGGAAGCGGCAGTGTGCCTGATACTACTGCTAATTTTCGCGACTGGCTTTCGTGGCTCCTCGTTACCGGACATCGATGATACCGAACATACGTGGTGCGTCCTTCATGGGTTTCTACTGACGTTGTTACACCCAGTCGCTCTTTGGACCGTTACCGGATTAAACTGCGACAG GTATTACGCAATCGCCGCACCGTTGCACTACGCCGCCCTGGTCTCACCGCGTCGCGTGGTTGTCGGGCTGGCTGCCTCTTGGACGGGCGCTCTACTCCTGTGTCTACCGCCGTTCTCGGGTCTGGTGCCACCTTATAG GTATAATCAAGTGTTGGGTTGCTGCGCCCCGGATTTTGGGAACAGCACTGGGGCAGCAACTTGGGGATCCGCCGTGGCATTCTACGGCGCCGTTTACGCCATTCTTGGCCTGGGGCTGCCGGCCGTCCTCGTCACGGTCTGCAATTTACGCGTGTTGGGCATAGCACGGTACCATCGTCATCGTATCGCCAGCGCGATTTACGAGGTCACCCTGAGTGCCCAGGTGACCATCACCCATCAGCGAAATCCATTTTTCGTGCCAACCGTCACCGCACCCTCCGCCGGCGGACCGCCGCGTTTCCACAGTGCCGCCAGCACG GTGATGCAATTAGTCGGCTCTCTGTACCTGCTCTATTTTCCGTATTGTGGGTTTATCCTCTGGGAGGCTTGCTGTGCCAGTAATCAACACTATCTTCATGCGCACCCTATGGTCGCTTCTTCAGCGTCGCTCCTTCTCGCGTGTTCACCACTTATCAACAGCCTCCTCTACGGCCTGAAATCGCAAACATTGCGACGATCTGTAAAAAACTACTGGCGGAAAAAGGCGACAAAGTCGGAATTGCAGCAG GAGATACAGGCGAGAACACCGAGCGTTGCGGGCTCCAGGCGACCTTCCGGCAGCGGAAACACTTCCTTCTTCCCATTCCCGCCTCTTCAGCGAAGACTCAGCGAGGCGTTATTGGCTCTCGGCTCGTGCAGGACCGGGAGTAGTTTTGAAAGCAATAATCTAGGGTTCCAACGCGGCAGATTACAGCCCGCCGTCTCGTGTAATACTCTTAGAGTGCCGACCGCTGAATCAG GTGAACCGAGCAAATTGGTGAGGGCGAGCGCGAGTGCCACTAGTCTGATGGGTCCCCATTATCGGAGCGACTTTATTGGGGCGGATTTGGACGCGGGATGCTCCATAGCTATGTGCGAAACCCCGAGGAAAAGTCCGAGGATCCTTATAACGCGCGCGTACAGCGAGGAGAGTCAAGACGGAGGCAGCCCCCTTCTGAGAAAAGCCCTCAATTCCAATACTAATCCACCGCCCTGCGAAA AACGTCGATGGCGACACTGCAGTACCGGAAGCGAGAGCAGCACGGGAAGCAGCGATGCGAGCGTATGGACCACTGGCGTCGCCCCAAAGTACGGCAAGGCTAACGCGAAGAACTCGGACGGCGGCTGGTCGTCACGTACGCGATACGTACGCGGCAAAAATTTGGAAGAAGGTGCATTGTCAGCCGCAATCAGGCCGAACAATAACAGCGAAAGCAGCGATACCACGGATACGACTACGGCCACGACGACAACTACCACGTTGCTTAAATCTCTCGCCATG GAGACTGGCGAACAGAttgaaagagagaaggaaaggatGAATGGTAATTTGAAGAAAAGAGAGTTTAGCGAGAGCGACAGCAGTTGGAGCAGCGTCGAAGAAATCGAAACTACAAAGGCAGAGATAAACGATGACGATGACAATCTTGAGAGATTAAAGGAGAATCCGCAGATAAGGCCTGCGCGACGAAAGTCGAAAAGCAGCAATCGCGAACTCGAAGTTTCCGATGATCGCGAGGAGGCTGCGCAGCTGAGGCCACTTCTAACTCCCTCCTCTTAA